From the Patescibacteria group bacterium genome, one window contains:
- a CDS encoding decaprenyl-phosphate phosphoribosyltransferase, whose product MFFAILETLRPKQWIKNLLIFVPLVFAREFLNLDSIAKVAATFGIFCLASSGVYVLNDILDCESDRRHHTKKTRPIASGRLPKRVASVLSGALLLAALFLATKFGTLIVVVGSYILLQIAYSLLLKHLAIIDLLSISLGFILRIFAGGIAANVTLSGWLLAITFLLALLLAAGKRLREIETAGHVSRKVLAKYPPAFLQSTIKILLPAILVSYLFYSFQASESANFFWTAPIVVFGLLRYLLLIERKSAHENPTDLLFHDLPLLASVVAWMFAVFAILYFA is encoded by the coding sequence ATGTTTTTCGCGATTTTGGAAACGCTCCGACCAAAACAGTGGATCAAAAATCTGTTAATTTTCGTTCCGCTAGTTTTCGCGCGCGAGTTTTTGAATCTTGATTCGATTGCCAAAGTCGCTGCGACTTTCGGGATTTTCTGTCTCGCGTCGAGTGGCGTCTATGTTTTGAATGACATCCTGGACTGTGAATCCGACCGCCGCCACCACACCAAAAAAACGCGTCCCATCGCCAGCGGGCGACTGCCGAAAAGAGTCGCCAGCGTCTTGAGCGGCGCGCTCCTCCTCGCGGCACTTTTTCTCGCAACGAAATTTGGAACATTGATCGTGGTTGTCGGCAGCTACATTCTTTTACAAATCGCCTACTCGTTATTGCTGAAGCATTTGGCGATCATCGACCTGCTCAGCATTTCGCTCGGGTTTATTCTGCGAATCTTCGCCGGTGGCATCGCTGCCAATGTCACGCTCTCCGGTTGGCTGCTCGCGATTACTTTTCTCCTCGCCCTCCTGCTCGCCGCCGGCAAAAGATTGCGCGAAATCGAGACAGCCGGACATGTCTCGCGCAAAGTCCTCGCGAAATATCCGCCCGCTTTTCTGCAATCAACGATCAAAATTTTACTGCCGGCGATTCTGGTGAGTTATCTTTTTTACTCCTTTCAGGCGAGCGAATCCGCCAACTTTTTTTGGACGGCACCCATCGTCGTCTTCGGTTTACTGCGCTACTTACTACTGATTGAACGCAAGTCCGCGCACGAAAATCCGACCGATTTACTTTTTCATGATCTCCCGCTCCTCGCGAGCGTCGTCGCGTGGATGTTCGCCGTCTTCGCCATTTTGTATTTCGCGTGA
- a CDS encoding GIY-YIG nuclease family protein → MSHFFYLARCCDGSLYAGYTLDVVEREKAHNSGKGAKYTAGRRPVKIVYTEKFLTKSEALRREAAVKKLSRAQKLRLILAKNC, encoded by the coding sequence TTGTCTCACTTCTTTTATCTCGCGCGCTGCTGCGACGGCTCGCTTTATGCGGGCTACACGCTTGATGTCGTCGAACGGGAAAAAGCGCATAATTCGGGCAAAGGTGCGAAATATACTGCCGGACGCCGACCAGTGAAAATTGTTTATACGGAAAAATTTTTAACTAAATCGGAAGCGTTGCGGCGCGAAGCGGCTGTGAAAAAACTCTCACGCGCTCAGAAGCTGAGATTAATTCTCGCCAAAAATTGCTAA
- a CDS encoding ComEC/Rec2 family competence protein, whose protein sequence is MRQPKKSALTVIFFGAFLVGSGLAEFIRLDFRILIFALVVALILSLLRERLPLILFATCALIGLVLGFTRFQFSVSESPDALAHFNDRDHKIELVGTVAEEPDRRSDHAKYTIEASSVRDGEIAESASGRVLIKTDLLPEYFYGDELRLTGKLETPFETDEFSYRDYLDRFGIGSVLYRPKIEKISANNRNPIFTWLFAFKKSFEDKINQIFPEPTASLEAGLLIGSRRGIPDAVLADFNVAGLTHIIAISGYNIALVIAFITALFGSFVPRKFQFPLAVVLVTAFTLLVGAGPAVVRAAIMGLLAFFALTSGRQYHVGLAFVLTAAAMVFWNPKILLHDVSFQLSFAAVAGLIFVGPILEKYFAKVPNKFAIRDSLLLTLSAQITAVPLIVFYFARLSLVAPLANLLVAPAIPLAMLTGFIAVGLGAIFLPAGMLVGFVAYGLLEYILFVARELAALPLASVEVGNFGIAAVVLYYLALIGFLAWRNKKVAQQEKVII, encoded by the coding sequence GTGCGACAACCCAAAAAGTCGGCGCTCACAGTTATCTTTTTTGGTGCGTTTTTGGTTGGCAGTGGTCTTGCGGAATTCATCCGGCTTGATTTTCGGATTTTAATTTTCGCTTTAGTTGTCGCGCTGATTCTTAGCTTGTTGCGCGAAAGACTGCCGCTGATTTTATTCGCGACCTGCGCACTTATTGGATTGGTTTTGGGTTTTACGCGTTTTCAGTTTTCTGTGAGTGAGTCACCTGACGCACTGGCACACTTCAATGACCGCGACCATAAAATTGAGCTTGTCGGGACTGTCGCCGAGGAACCGGATCGACGGAGCGACCATGCGAAATACACTATTGAAGCTTCCTCGGTGCGCGATGGTGAGATTGCAGAAAGCGCGAGCGGGCGAGTCTTGATCAAGACGGACTTACTGCCCGAATATTTTTACGGCGACGAACTACGACTGACGGGCAAACTCGAAACACCTTTCGAAACGGACGAATTCAGCTACCGCGATTACCTCGATCGCTTCGGCATCGGCTCAGTGCTTTATCGTCCGAAGATTGAAAAAATTTCCGCCAACAACCGAAATCCGATTTTCACTTGGCTGTTCGCTTTCAAAAAAAGTTTCGAAGATAAGATCAATCAAATTTTTCCTGAGCCGACGGCGAGTCTCGAGGCGGGGCTTTTGATTGGGTCGCGCCGCGGGATTCCGGACGCTGTGCTGGCGGACTTCAATGTCGCCGGACTTACGCACATCATCGCCATCAGCGGTTACAACATTGCGCTCGTGATTGCTTTCATCACTGCGCTCTTCGGTTCATTCGTGCCGCGGAAATTTCAATTTCCACTCGCGGTTGTTTTGGTCACCGCATTCACTCTGCTCGTCGGGGCGGGACCGGCAGTCGTGCGCGCAGCCATCATGGGCTTGCTCGCTTTCTTCGCGCTGACGAGCGGGCGGCAGTATCATGTCGGTCTCGCTTTCGTGCTTACGGCAGCAGCGATGGTTTTTTGGAATCCGAAAATTTTGCTGCACGATGTTTCTTTCCAGCTCTCTTTCGCCGCGGTCGCCGGCTTAATCTTCGTCGGTCCAATCCTGGAAAAATATTTCGCCAAAGTCCCGAATAAGTTTGCGATTCGCGACAGTCTTCTTCTCACACTGTCCGCGCAAATTACGGCTGTGCCACTCATCGTCTTTTACTTCGCGCGGCTGTCGCTCGTCGCGCCACTCGCGAATCTGCTCGTCGCGCCGGCAATCCCACTCGCGATGTTGACGGGATTCATCGCGGTCGGACTCGGCGCGATTTTTCTCCCGGCAGGCATGCTCGTCGGTTTCGTCGCCTACGGTTTGCTTGAATATATTCTTTTCGTCGCGCGAGAATTGGCAGCGCTGCCGCTCGCGAGCGTCGAGGTGGGGAATTTCGGAATTGCAGCAGTGGTGCTTTATTATCTCGCGCTGATTGGTTTTTTGGCTTGGAGGAATAAGAAAGTTGCTCAACAGGAAAAGGTTATAATTTGA